In Miscanthus floridulus cultivar M001 chromosome 19, ASM1932011v1, whole genome shotgun sequence, the DNA window GAGGATACAATAAGTGCATGTGCACATGGTATTCGATCAGGGCCCGGGAGATTGATATATGCTGCTTTATTTGATTGTTTAATATACTACTATAAGAAACTAGCCAAATGCTGCTTGGTTGTAACATTtgcatgcatgagcatgacaCACCGTGCGTGTAACATTTGCAGGTGCAGAGGTGCGTGGACGACATGTCGATCCTGATCACCACGTACGAGGGCACGCACAACCACCCGCTctccgcctccgccaccgccatggcGTCCACCACCTCCGCCGTGGCGTCCATGCtcacctcgggctcctccacctccctccgcttccccgccgcctcgccggccgccgccggcCTCAGCTTCGGCTTCCCTCCGGCGCCGCACGACGCCTCCAGACATTTCTTCCTCCCGACCGGCGGCGCCGCGTCCATCACCTCCACGCCGTCGTACCCGACCATCACGCTCGACCTCACCTCGCCGTCGGCCACCTCGCAGGCATTCTCTCTGGGCAACAGGTTCTCGTCGAGCTTGGGGCACGGCGGTGCTAGGTACCATCATCCCACGAGCTtctccttctccaactccgggCCCAGCGCGCTGTCCGGCGCTGCATGGCCGGCGGCCGGTGGTGCTGGGTACCTGAGCTACGGGTCACCAGCTGCGTCGTTGTTCAACGGTGGCGTTACACTGAGCAACATCAACTGGAGGCAACAAGGCGGGGAAGTCCCCGTGCTCTACCAGCAGCAGcagaaggtggcggcggcggcggcttccgcgagcgggagcgggagcgcaCCGGCGGCCGTGCTCACTGACACGATAGCGAAGGTGATCACGTCGGACCCGGGCTTCCGAACGGCGCTGGCGGCCGCCATCACGTCGTACGTCGGCACCCAGGGCGGTAACAAATCGTCGGCGGGAGGCGGGAGCCAGCTGCAGGGGCTAAAGTGGGGACAGCACCTCGGCCTGGGGCCGTCGCCATCAAGCGCGGGCGCGGCGTGCTCGTCGGCGCTGCTCGCACGGTCATCGTCGACGACGGCAGCGGTGGAGCAGGCTTCGAATGGGCACCGGTCGTTCTTGCAGCCGTCGCTGGGCTTGTCGGGCTCTTACAGCGCCTCCACCTCTCCAGTGGAAAACAGGGAGCACTGATCGCATCAGCTGAAGATTCTGAATGTATTGTATTTAGGTCACTTCATTCAAATGTTTCTTCTCCTTCAAAAATTTGGTTATTTCAGCAGCATTTGGTGTATATATCCTGAGGATAAGTGTCACTCTAGAGGATAGATATCCTGACTCTCACTGTAAGGTAAAGAAATTGTTTTGATTCAGACAACACACATGTAAAACAAAGGATTGAATTTATCTTTGTCCAGTCTTTCCTTCCCTGAGTTAGCAAAATGTGAGCTGATTATGATACATCAACACAGTATTGAATTATAATCAAATACCTGCCTTTTCCCGAATGAGGATCTATCTACATTTTTTTTCCCCTCACGGTGTAGGACATCAGATGACTCCAGGAATCCACGGTATGGTATGTGTACACATTTGGTGCCTTGTGCTGGAATGCCAAACTATACCATTCCGAACAGTAGTACCATGGAGTTACAGACTAAAAACAGCATGGATGCACCAAAATAATCTTCTTGTATAACTCAAGCATCATGATGATTATTGACGGCTTCAAGTGTGAACAATGTTTGCTTTAACTTTCACTTAGAGATGACCCTCATAAACTGACTCACAGAACTAAACACGCCCATGACATTGTTCATCAATGATGGTGCCTCTTCAGATTGCTCATCGGCACCACCAAATATTCTCTGCAAAATTATAGTAGGGTTAGTTTTTAAAAAATTTAAGTTCGGGAAAATACAAACTTCATTGCTGAACTAAAGGCTACAGCAGCATATGTCATCAAGTATTTTCCTACCAGGCACATGTCTTGTTCAATAAAAAAGTGGTGTTCTCCAGTTTGTGTTAAATTTCAGTAGTTTAGCTGATTAATGTGCTGCAGCCACAACATACTGTCTAGAGACTGAGAAATACTGACTATTAGATACTCTTTAGTTCTTATAGCAGACGCATGATTTGACTCACTTTTTTAACAGTGCAAAGATTCAATTCACACAATTACTACCTCCAGTCAAGAATAGATGGCATTCAGACAAGCAGCAGCAAAAGCAAAAAAGTTGTTTTGTTTCTCTGAAACATCATGTTTTCATGACTGGAGGAACTAAAAAAAAGAGGTAATCATCAAGTAGAGACAGAAAAACAACAAATAAGGTATCTGTCAGTCTCTGTGCCTTACCTCAATATCAGTTGCATCGGGCCTACTTGTGAGTTCTCTAGCAAGCAAATACCGATTTGGCCTATTTGGATCATCATAAAACACTTTCCactgcctgtaacataaataaaGTAACATATGCCTTAGCTTATTCTTTTGGATCATAAATGAATGGAAATGACAATAGTTATCTACTCACCCTGGAAAGCATCTAAAGACTGCACCAGTTGGCAATGGCCTCATTGAGTAAACAGTGGTAAAAGTACTGCAAAGTGAGTGGTGGATGTAGCAAAAGTAAGGGAAAAATCAACAAATAATAAGCAAACATGCTCGACTCAAAGAGACCTGGAGTCAATAATGGAAAATACGCGCATTTAATTTGTATAAGATCTAAGGAAGGTTTCTCAACCCCATGTGTTGACATAAAACAGTGGATTCATTATTTCATTAAATACCTTTTAGAAAATATAACTATCCGAGATAACATATGATTTATGGGTACAACTACTGTGGTTTAGAACATATCAGTATATTTCACGAAAGAGACATCTCGGATGATATTCTGGCCTCAATAAGCATTACATCTGTTTCCTGAAGCAGAATAGTTACACAATGACATGCAACAGTTTACAGATGTTTCCACTTGACTTACCTTAAGAAATTTCTGCGCAGATTCCGGACATTAAAGCCTACTCCAACATCTCCACTAACAAGGCGTGGGTTCCACATAACAAGAGGTCTTATCTTCATTAAAAAGTAGACACTAGTTGAGAATAGCATTAAATGAAATATATATACA includes these proteins:
- the LOC136527527 gene encoding WRKY transcription factor 72A-like, with product MDEASNQTSTNHNKVDKDKIASTRAEMGEVREENKRLKTMLSRIVEDYRSLQLHFHDVLQKGQAKKLADPSTIMPTGIEEPEFVSLSLGTSTSMHKKEEKNSAAEGKGREDFMSIKEEGLSLGLSAYKDGATNNIAKIQPDVMTLSPEVSSEDAKDDTMEAADQQWQPSKTQKINLRNVGTEPEDDIGPLPQAKKARVSVRARCDAPTMNDGCQWRKYGQKIAKGNPCPRSYYRCTVAAGCPVRKQVQRCVDDMSILITTYEGTHNHPLSASATAMASTTSAVASMLTSGSSTSLRFPAASPAAAGLSFGFPPAPHDASRHFFLPTGGAASITSTPSYPTITLDLTSPSATSQAFSLGNRFSSSLGHGGARYHHPTSFSFSNSGPSALSGAAWPAAGGAGYLSYGSPAASLFNGGVTLSNINWRQQGGEVPVLYQQQQKVAAAAASASGSGSAPAAVLTDTIAKVITSDPGFRTALAAAITSYVGTQGGNKSSAGGGSQLQGLKWGQHLGLGPSPSSAGAACSSALLARSSSTTAAVEQASNGHRSFLQPSLGLSGSYSASTSPVENREH